A genomic region of Bombus terrestris chromosome 12, iyBomTerr1.2, whole genome shotgun sequence contains the following coding sequences:
- the LOC100644902 gene encoding uncharacterized protein LOC100644902 isoform X2: MAVTGLRTVTCFIFYFIVVINAQYTDDSDYKDLEFYENMPANYIGNFDKDHLDMVQDDFYILSNFEDANIQNNVYPHKNDLQIPFENSDDSLKKRSSVAQLEWYKPEKVYRYTKHRIPGYDYEELDYMITKNFQQCDERSVWTHCLCQFTCTEPDMVDCYTPCKSGCECKEEYVFDERTQQCLLPEQCLPKEDNFYIT; this comes from the exons ATGGCAGTGACTGGACTAAGAACAGTtacttgtttcattttttattttatagtagtGATAAATGCCC AATATACGGATGATTCGGATTACAAAGATTTAGAATTTTACGAAAATATGCCAGCCAATTACATTGGAAACTTTGACAAAGATCATCTGGATATGGTTCAGGATGACTTTTACATTTTGAGCAATTTCGAAGACGCAAATATACAAAACAACGTTTACCCGCACAAAAATGATCTTCAGATTCCGTTTGAAAATAGTGACGATTCTCTCAAGAAAAGATCATCAGTAGCACAATTGGAGTGGTATAAACCAGAGAAAGTGTATCGATACACGAAACATCGGATTCCTGGATACGACTACGAAGAACTCGATTATATGATTACTAAAAATTTTCAACAATGTGATGAAAGATCCGTTTGGACCCATTGCCTTTGTCAATTTACTTGTACCGAACCGGATATGGTAGATTGTTACACGCCATGTAAAAGTGGATGCGAATGTAAGGAAGAATACGTATTTGACGAAAGAACGCAACAATGTCTATTACCGGAACAGTGTCTTCCAAAGGAAGACAATTTTTATATCACATAA
- the LOC100644902 gene encoding uncharacterized protein LOC100644902 isoform X1 yields the protein MAVTGLRTVTCFIFYFIVVINARKCYTQSQYTDDSDYKDLEFYENMPANYIGNFDKDHLDMVQDDFYILSNFEDANIQNNVYPHKNDLQIPFENSDDSLKKRSSVAQLEWYKPEKVYRYTKHRIPGYDYEELDYMITKNFQQCDERSVWTHCLCQFTCTEPDMVDCYTPCKSGCECKEEYVFDERTQQCLLPEQCLPKEDNFYIT from the exons ATGGCAGTGACTGGACTAAGAACAGTtacttgtttcattttttattttatagtagtGATAAATGCCCGTAAGTGTTATACACAATCAC AATATACGGATGATTCGGATTACAAAGATTTAGAATTTTACGAAAATATGCCAGCCAATTACATTGGAAACTTTGACAAAGATCATCTGGATATGGTTCAGGATGACTTTTACATTTTGAGCAATTTCGAAGACGCAAATATACAAAACAACGTTTACCCGCACAAAAATGATCTTCAGATTCCGTTTGAAAATAGTGACGATTCTCTCAAGAAAAGATCATCAGTAGCACAATTGGAGTGGTATAAACCAGAGAAAGTGTATCGATACACGAAACATCGGATTCCTGGATACGACTACGAAGAACTCGATTATATGATTACTAAAAATTTTCAACAATGTGATGAAAGATCCGTTTGGACCCATTGCCTTTGTCAATTTACTTGTACCGAACCGGATATGGTAGATTGTTACACGCCATGTAAAAGTGGATGCGAATGTAAGGAAGAATACGTATTTGACGAAAGAACGCAACAATGTCTATTACCGGAACAGTGTCTTCCAAAGGAAGACAATTTTTATATCACATAA
- the LOC105665617 gene encoding receptor-binding cancer antigen expressed on SiSo cells: MAVEFLVNRLKALIVLLLGVFRRAMCCLRRRRRSSCDSIPLSTIGVVPNTVNNTTQPELEHWDQWEENPVVVVPDRPVNTVQAKIEQYRQQVSKLPELTEEQQPNFFENMTPKITAQTKILVKDKASENTTWNASKFAIANDLMPSNELGEWEDNAVGWEEETTKEFGDPTKTLREQKRREREQRLFEQQQKRIERNSRPQPLGAKLNS; this comes from the exons ATGGCAGTAGAATTTTTAGTAAATCGTTTGAAAGCCCTCATCGTATTACTTCTGGGAGTATTTAGGCGTGCGATGTGCTGTCTTCGACGTCGAAGAAGGTCGTCTTGTGATTCTATACCTCTCTCCACGATCGGCGTAGTACCAAACACCGTAAACAACACAACACAACCA GAATTAGAGCACTGGGATCAATGGGAAGAAAATCCTGTCGTGGTCGTGCCAGATAGGCCAGTCAACACGGTACAAGCAAAAATCGAACAATACAGACAGCAAGTTTCTAAACTGCCAGAATTGACAGAGGAGCAACAACCAAATTTTTTCGAG AATATGACACCAAAGATTACAGCACAGACAAAGATTTTAGTAAAAGATAAGGCTTCGGAAAATACAACCTGGAATGCATCAAAATTTGCCATTGCGAATGATCTCATGCCATCT aACGAGCTAGGAGAATGGGAAGACAATGCTGTTGGCTGGGAAGAAGAAACAACAAAGGAATTTGGAGACCCCACAAAAACATTAAGAGAACAGAAGCGAAGAGAAAGGGAGCAACGGCTGTTCGAGCAGCAGCAGAAGAGAATTGAACGTAATTCAAGACCTCAACCATTAGGTGCAAAACTAAATTCTTGA
- the LOC100644775 gene encoding waprin-Thr1 has translation MHKKGIITLLAVCLLIDVADAQLSHKEGHCPLRNSVSKCTPKCVSDFQCSFNEKCCPNKCGSESCVSASPVSTGNGYKGSSNDDVYCGGVKCGPYQKCKFDRRTKREKCVRT, from the exons ATGCATA AGAAAGGAATAATTACGCTACTGGCAGTGTGCTTATTAATTGATGTGGCAGACGCTCAGCTGTCTC ATAAAGAAGGACATTGTCCATTAAGAAACAGTGTTTCAAAATGCACTCCTAAATGTGTTTCGGATTTTCAATGCTCTTTTAATGAGAAATGCTGTCCAAATAAATGCGGAAGTGAGTCATGTGTTTCTGCGAGTCCCGTTAGTACCGGCAATGGATATAAAGGATCATCGAATG acGACGTTTATTGTGGCGGAGTAAAATGCGGTCCGTACCAAAAATGTAAATTCGATCGTAGAACGAAACGCGAAAAATGCGTTCGTACATAA